One window from the genome of Crassostrea angulata isolate pt1a10 chromosome 2, ASM2561291v2, whole genome shotgun sequence encodes:
- the LOC128172026 gene encoding uncharacterized protein LOC128172026, with translation MSPSLKTSGKFDVKYNHRSNMTPARNLDFEFQLPEHTKYRTIKEVEENLNAFQKTCVKVKVFEKGEADAQVLKSGTELNKCKLIVSDISGSIPLTIWGEEIQQIKVGDSYSITNVSVRSFEGKSLTTSPDTVVEKIDDIGKCLYTPTEVSTNQKQLIIDSVSCVNTHVCIACHKSIGSFNTAATFVKCTKCGMKQKTANIQNSIKCQILCGKERFTINDSVIKANSILKSFSEADKIENHLLSNPNITVEVATNEPTVLKIINIA, from the exons ATGTCACCCAGTCTGAAAACAAGTGGAAAATTTGATGTCAAATATAACCACCGCTCAAATATGACCCCTGCAAGAAACTTGGACTTCGAGTTCCAGTTGCCAGAGCATACTAAATATAGAACCATAAAAGAAGTAGAGGAAAACCTCAATGCTTTCCAGAAG acTTGTGTCAAAGTAAAGGTTTTTGAAAAAGGAGAAGCAGATGCCCAAGTTCTCAAGTCAGGAACAGAATTGAACAAGTGTAAATTAATTGTCTCAGATATTTCTGGAAGCATTCCTCTTACAATTTGGGGTGAAGAAATACAGCAAATCAAGGTTGGTGACTCCTACTCCATAACGAATGTCTCGGTCCGATCATTTGAGGGCAAAAGTTTGACAACTAGTCCAGACACTGTTGTAGAGAAGATTGACGACATTGGAAAATGTCTCTACACACCAACAGAAGTGTCAACAAATCAGAAACAACTAATCATTGATTCTGTGAGTTGTGTCAACACCCATGTGTGTATTGCATGTCACAAGAGCATCGGATCCTTTAATACAGCAGCTACTTTTGTGAAATGTACCAAATGTGGCATGAAGCAGAAAACGGCCAACATTCAAAACTCAATAAAATGCCAAATTCTTTGTGGTAAGGAGAGATTTACAATCAACGATTCCGTCATTAAGGCAAACAGCATCCTTAAAAGTTTCTCTGAAGCAGACAAAATCGAAAATCATCTCTTGTCCAATCCAAACATCACAGTGGAAGTAGCCACAAATGAACCAACAGttctgaaaataattaacattgcGTGA